A portion of the Candidatus Binatus sp. genome contains these proteins:
- a CDS encoding ribonuclease HII yields the protein MSKRPDLRYERRLWKLGIDAVAGVDEAGVGPMAGPVVAAAVVFSPETFISGVHDSKQLTHDQREQLFTPIRDRAIAVGVGIAEVNEIDRLNIYWATMSASRRALSALNLAPGHVLVDGRLIAGLELPQTRIVGGDRKSFCIAAASIVAKVTRDRMMVELDAIYPGYGFAQHKGYCTSEHMQSLARLGPSPIHRRSFWPVAAAAQRPLF from the coding sequence ATGAGCAAGCGGCCCGACCTGCGCTACGAACGGCGCCTGTGGAAACTCGGCATCGACGCCGTCGCCGGTGTTGACGAAGCCGGCGTCGGTCCGATGGCCGGTCCCGTCGTCGCAGCCGCCGTGGTCTTCTCCCCCGAGACATTCATCAGCGGCGTGCACGATTCCAAACAGTTGACCCACGATCAGCGCGAGCAACTGTTCACCCCCATCCGCGACCGCGCCATCGCGGTCGGCGTCGGCATCGCCGAGGTCAACGAAATCGATCGCCTCAATATCTATTGGGCCACCATGTCCGCGAGCCGCCGCGCGCTGTCCGCGTTGAATCTGGCGCCCGGCCACGTGCTGGTCGATGGCCGCCTGATTGCGGGTCTCGAACTTCCGCAGACCCGAATCGTAGGCGGCGATCGCAAAAGTTTCTGCATCGCCGCCGCCTCCATCGTCGCCAAAGTCACCCGCGATCGCATGATGGTGGAACTCGACGCGATCTACCCCGGCTACGGCTTCGCGCAACACAAGGGCTATTGCACCAGCGAGCATATGCAGTCGCTCGCCAGGCTCGGCCCCTCGCCGATTCATCGCCGTTCGTTCTGGCCCGTCGCCGCCGCCGCCCAGCGCCCGCTGTTCTAA
- a CDS encoding PH domain-containing protein: MRCPQCGNDTQQGAAFCSRCGARMYAPKPAAVREYALAQFRPSLWYYANGFLTGGVLIAIGAILLYLLHLKREPIQAGFAVTGVGALTFIVTMIRSRTISWSLTSDRLIEKRGLLASRRREMELADIRSVEVSKRVVQRMIGLGDVTIASAASADYAIRLNDIGAPDETAETIRKARLKRMA, translated from the coding sequence ATGAGATGTCCCCAGTGCGGTAACGACACCCAGCAAGGCGCCGCCTTTTGCTCGCGATGCGGTGCGCGGATGTACGCGCCCAAGCCCGCCGCCGTGCGCGAGTATGCGCTCGCCCAATTCCGTCCCTCGCTATGGTACTACGCCAACGGCTTCCTCACCGGTGGAGTGCTGATCGCGATCGGCGCCATCTTGCTGTACCTGCTGCACCTCAAGCGCGAACCGATTCAGGCCGGCTTCGCGGTAACAGGCGTCGGCGCGCTGACCTTCATCGTCACCATGATTCGCTCCAGGACCATCAGCTGGAGTCTCACTTCCGATCGCTTGATCGAAAAGCGCGGGCTGCTCGCGTCACGCCGTCGCGAGATGGAACTGGCCGACATCCGCTCGGTCGAGGTCAGCAAGCGCGTCGTTCAACGGATGATTGGGCTTGGCGACGTCACGATCGCGTCCGCCGCCAGCGCCGACTACGCGATCCGTCTCAACGACATCGGCGCTCCCGATGAAACCGCTGAGACGATTCGCAAGGCGCGCCTGAAACGGATGGCGTAA
- a CDS encoding transglycosylase SLT domain-containing protein — translation MLIIVAAAGAIFLARPDPARAAQVRLPLTIDYIALREALKRNLFTAPGGRAQLWNGIDDCQFLYAENPEFSRATAGGPATVKLETANSLGLGVSMGSQCLNAVQWSGIVEALGVPYIAPGLQLKFHFTDLNLYDSAHQKTELVSRGFDLIKSYLIPQLDGFSYDLKPAVAQLGAMVADSVTPEAADRVRAAIASLSAEPDIVALDDGIRVTLVMTVPDVPTPAAIPGAAASPTPAELKAFQNTLDQWDAFLVFSIKQLGDAVGDQQFRDQLLQILLDSRYRLVQALNNSPAAAGPDPVRILFLDEWRQLHDAVRAAARRGMLGARALEFMSFISAGDALFALDQAAPALGMRISAADLRRLAHIMAPGATGDPLQFNYREDPDLKKLFAVPEPPASRHPIEEEDVPPSAPGALPSSGGASTPAPDGAPPGSSAPPASPGPGASRRASRQIARLAPLLLRMLSLLSPREAAAAQQDKDDEPAILPQLRQVAGRLYRRVVTEDNAQTYRRDMGLLLDLSAERQLGESAIDAGGSPIYATLVRSTAWQESCWRQFVIAGAGIRWLESATGDIGLMQVNKHVWRGFYAIDRLKWDVLYNAGAGCEILARMMRYASARLKFDPVPVAGHLARSAYAAYNGGPGACNRWRRREPPALKQIDSSFWDKYRAVQDGTPIDILSCARTWGHHSAN, via the coding sequence TTGTTGATAATCGTCGCGGCTGCCGGCGCAATCTTCCTCGCCCGGCCCGATCCCGCCCGCGCCGCCCAGGTCAGGCTTCCGCTCACCATCGACTACATCGCACTGCGCGAAGCGCTCAAGCGCAATCTTTTTACCGCGCCCGGCGGACGCGCTCAGCTTTGGAACGGCATCGACGATTGCCAGTTTCTTTACGCTGAAAATCCCGAGTTCTCACGCGCCACCGCCGGCGGCCCGGCCACCGTAAAGCTCGAAACCGCCAACAGCCTCGGCTTGGGCGTCTCGATGGGTTCTCAATGCCTGAACGCTGTCCAATGGAGCGGCATCGTCGAGGCGCTCGGCGTCCCGTACATCGCCCCCGGTCTCCAGCTTAAATTTCATTTCACCGATTTGAATCTCTACGACTCCGCTCATCAGAAAACCGAGCTCGTCAGTCGGGGCTTCGACCTGATCAAGAGCTATCTCATTCCGCAGCTCGACGGCTTTTCTTACGATCTCAAACCCGCCGTTGCGCAGCTCGGCGCGATGGTCGCCGATTCGGTCACGCCCGAGGCCGCCGACCGCGTCCGCGCCGCAATCGCATCGCTCTCCGCCGAGCCCGACATCGTCGCACTCGACGACGGCATCCGCGTCACGCTGGTGATGACCGTCCCCGATGTCCCCACTCCCGCCGCGATTCCCGGCGCAGCCGCCTCGCCCACGCCTGCCGAGCTCAAAGCCTTTCAGAACACGCTCGATCAATGGGACGCGTTTCTGGTTTTCTCGATCAAGCAGCTCGGCGACGCGGTCGGCGACCAGCAGTTCCGTGACCAGTTGCTGCAAATCCTGCTCGACAGCCGCTACCGCCTCGTCCAGGCCCTGAATAATTCGCCCGCGGCCGCTGGGCCCGATCCGGTGCGCATTCTTTTCCTCGACGAATGGCGCCAGCTCCACGATGCGGTGCGCGCCGCCGCCCGGCGCGGGATGCTCGGGGCGCGCGCGCTCGAATTCATGTCGTTCATCTCCGCCGGCGACGCGTTGTTTGCGCTCGATCAGGCTGCGCCCGCGCTTGGGATGCGCATTTCCGCCGCCGACCTTCGCCGCCTTGCACACATCATGGCGCCCGGCGCGACCGGCGATCCGCTTCAATTCAACTACCGCGAAGACCCCGACTTGAAGAAACTGTTCGCCGTCCCCGAGCCGCCCGCCAGCCGCCACCCAATCGAAGAAGAGGACGTGCCGCCTTCCGCCCCCGGCGCATTGCCGAGCTCAGGTGGCGCGAGCACTCCTGCGCCGGATGGGGCGCCGCCGGGCAGCTCTGCTCCTCCCGCGTCGCCCGGACCCGGCGCCAGCCGTCGCGCGTCGCGCCAAATCGCCCGCCTTGCTCCTCTCCTCCTGCGAATGCTCTCCCTCCTGTCGCCGCGAGAGGCTGCCGCCGCCCAGCAGGACAAGGACGACGAGCCCGCGATACTCCCCCAACTCCGGCAAGTCGCCGGTCGCCTCTACCGCCGCGTCGTGACCGAAGACAACGCCCAGACCTATCGCCGCGACATGGGCCTGCTGCTCGATCTCAGCGCCGAGCGCCAACTCGGCGAAAGCGCCATTGACGCCGGCGGCTCCCCCATCTATGCGACGCTCGTGCGCAGTACGGCGTGGCAGGAAAGCTGCTGGCGACAGTTCGTGATCGCCGGGGCGGGCATCCGATGGCTTGAATCTGCCACCGGCGACATCGGCCTGATGCAGGTGAATAAGCACGTCTGGCGCGGGTTTTACGCTATCGATCGCCTTAAGTGGGACGTTCTCTACAATGCCGGCGCGGGCTGCGAGATTCTCGCGCGGATGATGCGCTATGCGTCCGCTCGGCTGAAGTTCGACCCCGTCCCGGTCGCCGGCCATCTCGCCCGATCGGCCTACGCGGCCTACAACGGCGGTCCGGGCGCGTGCAATCGATGGCGTCGGCGGGAGCCGCCTGCGCTCAAGCAAATCGATTCCAGCTTCTGGGACAAGTACCGCGCGGTCCAGGATGGAACCCCGATCGACATCCTCAGTTGCGCCCGCACCTGGGGCCACCACTCCGCCAACTAA